A genomic region of Coriobacteriaceae bacterium contains the following coding sequences:
- a CDS encoding PH domain-containing protein produces MGEQDMQSQDTMTASEPVRHQVHHSYIWLGTLRVVLVVFVAVVISMFSSIIGAISEGMHGGEAEVGFVIAVTAGISFAAFVVFTGLVFLVHWLAYKRLYYVLGPDEFNLYSGIITKKRVHVPYNKVQSVDQKASLLQRIAGVRTLYIDTAGGANNKAIVVPYVTKHDAEWLRSELFARKDASIRGVSYQESVRPQTQATCPQKPQAPVPPQDEREGCNILDVGQEAWDELGGVFAGEAYDGGRVSYEYGLSNKELVLAGLSNNTSFAVLLMGIVIGIVELIGSALDILPADEVDVFSTMVRDTGMHVIQSGMFALAATVIGIILVVWILSVIGSCIGYGGFRARRRESRIEVEYGLLQHTFQGVDIERVQAVVITQSFIRRLFGYCEVSLAKVDANVEGDDGKNARAKRGIVIHPFVKLAKVPQILAGLVPEFEDVPTDRRKVAPVALRRALTRRCVVQGTGFWLAVIVAVFQLTMGLWLDDGIVRMHVPGGYVTMDVYGLCNSICMICYVLAVVITIVSAIGAVLWARSSSFAFNHRFMQVTNGGFSTSTVTFPRQKIQYGYTKTNPLQRMAHTATIKARTAAGVGGTTYALIDATQEDAEAWLAWLEPRGSR; encoded by the coding sequence ATGGGCGAGCAGGATATGCAGAGCCAAGACACCATGACGGCTTCGGAGCCCGTCAGGCATCAGGTGCACCATAGCTATATCTGGCTTGGGACGTTGCGGGTCGTTCTCGTCGTGTTCGTCGCCGTGGTCATCTCGATGTTCTCGAGCATCATCGGCGCCATTTCCGAAGGGATGCATGGTGGGGAAGCCGAAGTCGGTTTCGTGATCGCGGTGACGGCGGGTATCTCGTTCGCCGCGTTTGTCGTCTTCACCGGCCTAGTCTTCCTCGTTCACTGGTTGGCCTACAAGCGCCTGTACTACGTCCTAGGTCCCGACGAGTTCAATCTCTACAGCGGCATCATCACCAAGAAACGCGTGCACGTGCCGTACAACAAGGTGCAGTCGGTCGACCAGAAGGCGTCGCTTCTGCAGCGTATCGCCGGCGTGCGCACACTCTACATCGACACGGCCGGCGGCGCCAACAACAAGGCCATCGTCGTTCCCTACGTCACCAAACACGATGCAGAATGGCTCAGAAGCGAGCTCTTCGCCCGCAAGGATGCCTCGATTCGCGGAGTGAGCTATCAGGAATCCGTTCGTCCCCAGACGCAAGCGACGTGTCCCCAGAAGCCGCAAGCCCCCGTGCCACCGCAAGACGAACGCGAGGGATGCAACATACTCGACGTAGGCCAGGAAGCATGGGACGAGCTGGGCGGCGTGTTTGCCGGCGAGGCCTATGATGGTGGGCGCGTGAGTTACGAGTACGGTCTTTCCAACAAGGAGCTCGTCCTGGCAGGGCTTTCCAACAACACGAGCTTCGCTGTTCTGCTCATGGGCATCGTCATCGGCATCGTCGAGCTCATCGGCTCGGCTCTCGACATCTTGCCCGCTGATGAGGTCGATGTGTTTTCGACGATGGTGCGGGATACGGGCATGCACGTCATCCAGTCGGGCATGTTCGCGCTTGCCGCCACCGTCATCGGCATCATCCTCGTCGTCTGGATTCTTTCGGTCATCGGTTCGTGCATTGGCTACGGTGGGTTCAGGGCGCGTCGCCGCGAGAGTCGCATCGAGGTCGAGTACGGTCTGTTGCAGCACACCTTTCAGGGCGTCGATATCGAGCGCGTTCAGGCCGTCGTGATCACCCAGTCGTTCATTCGCAGGCTCTTTGGCTATTGCGAGGTGTCGCTTGCCAAAGTCGATGCGAATGTCGAGGGCGATGATGGCAAGAACGCCCGGGCCAAGCGCGGCATCGTCATCCATCCCTTTGTGAAGCTCGCCAAGGTCCCGCAGATTCTCGCCGGGCTCGTCCCCGAATTCGAGGACGTCCCGACCGACCGGCGCAAGGTCGCTCCCGTCGCGCTGCGCCGCGCCCTCACGCGACGTTGCGTCGTGCAGGGCACCGGGTTCTGGCTCGCCGTCATCGTGGCCGTCTTCCAGCTCACCATGGGGCTCTGGCTCGATGACGGGATTGTGCGCATGCACGTTCCCGGCGGATACGTAACCATGGATGTATACGGGCTGTGCAATTCGATTTGCATGATCTGCTACGTGCTCGCCGTCGTCATCACGATCGTGAGCGCCATCGGCGCCGTTCTATGGGCACGGTCGTCGAGCTTCGCCTTCAATCACCGCTTTATGCAGGTAACCAACGGCGGCTTCTCGACGTCGACCGTGACCTTCCCGCGTCAGAAGATCCAGTATGGCTACACCAAGACCAATCCGCTGCAGCGCATGGCGCATACCGCGACCATCAAGGCGCGAACGGCGGCC
- a CDS encoding PH domain-containing protein, with amino-acid sequence MRALPEQKLDPRIKNVWRINDAIWIVLAFLCCFVPFAIIAAVDPSEGWVATVCIALIAALVVMLVIFLVILPPIRYVRWRYELSDEYLDIAKGIIWRKRYIIPFIRVQNTDTRQGPILRAFRLASVTVSTAAGSHEIPGLDTQSAEALRDRAAELARLAREDV; translated from the coding sequence ATGCGTGCGCTGCCAGAACAGAAGCTGGATCCGAGAATCAAGAATGTTTGGCGTATAAACGACGCTATCTGGATCGTTCTGGCGTTTCTCTGCTGCTTCGTCCCGTTCGCGATCATCGCCGCGGTTGACCCCAGCGAAGGGTGGGTAGCTACCGTGTGCATCGCGCTTATAGCCGCACTTGTCGTCATGCTCGTCATCTTCCTCGTGATTCTGCCGCCGATTCGCTACGTTCGCTGGCGCTACGAGCTCTCTGACGAATACCTCGACATCGCCAAGGGCATCATCTGGCGCAAGCGCTACATCATCCCGTTCATTCGCGTGCAGAACACCGACACGCGCCAAGGGCCCATCTTGCGGGCCTTCAGGCTCGCCTCGGTCACGGTTTCCACCGCAGCCGGGTCGCACGAGATTCCCGGTTTGGACACCCAGAGCGCGGAGGCGTTGCGTGATCGTGCCGCCGAGCTTGCGCGCCTGGCTCGCGAGGACGTGTAA
- a CDS encoding GGDEF domain-containing protein: MYMQIRLPLACLVIMLYCLPLFLRKRRLPTKASRVFSCMGYVSIANLCAASVTEYTVNNRTLVPDAFNYGWHLVFLVTLALWCALLLIYVLMLIERMGGGSQRNLIIFSCVICALIIAAQLVLPIEYVDTPQGSYSLGPKAYVLYIMVAYTIILLIVLLVRYRTVLGHINNLVLLASFLVLIAVAIVQVIWPYILITSPGLVMIMIGLMVTMEDARLYISPKTGLYNFLACSTMLQERIAQSDEVKLGCYLFFGEESEVVRAMKAVNEQVAYAGSGFMCGTFTDNVLLVLPVPRWRGTTSMPESLPMPSKLDEEVRCEAQVLTLEDVRDVHQVRYALRDVYNHFWSDCLYLDELTHLMRRQAFTMQVNAMIEREEPFALLMIDLDDLKGINDTYGHAMGDKVLRSVARVFSKVIRSSDIACRMGGDEFAIAISGTTDKDTLHAILERIDQSLERIDDLPAGDMAVSVSVGIRVHDPSEGKASFADLYAQADEALYKVKRLDKGHFAFYEDEIGH; the protein is encoded by the coding sequence ATGTACATGCAGATTCGCCTGCCTTTGGCGTGCCTCGTCATCATGCTTTATTGCCTGCCGCTCTTCCTGCGCAAGCGCCGCCTGCCCACGAAGGCGTCTCGCGTGTTTTCCTGCATGGGTTATGTGAGCATCGCGAATCTCTGCGCCGCCTCGGTGACGGAGTACACCGTCAACAATCGTACGCTCGTTCCTGATGCCTTCAACTACGGATGGCATCTCGTCTTCCTCGTCACGCTCGCGCTGTGGTGCGCCCTGCTGCTCATCTACGTGCTCATGCTCATCGAGCGCATGGGCGGGGGAAGCCAGCGAAACCTCATCATCTTCAGCTGCGTGATTTGCGCGCTCATCATCGCAGCGCAGCTTGTCCTGCCCATCGAGTACGTCGACACGCCACAAGGCTCGTATTCGCTCGGACCCAAGGCCTACGTGCTCTACATCATGGTGGCCTATACGATCATCCTGCTCATCGTGTTGCTTGTGCGCTATCGCACGGTGCTCGGGCACATCAACAATCTCGTGCTTCTCGCATCCTTCCTCGTGCTCATCGCCGTCGCCATCGTGCAGGTGATCTGGCCCTACATCCTCATCACGAGCCCTGGTCTTGTCATGATCATGATTGGGCTCATGGTCACCATGGAGGATGCGCGTCTCTATATCTCGCCCAAGACGGGGCTTTACAATTTTCTGGCCTGCAGCACCATGCTCCAGGAGCGTATCGCCCAGTCTGACGAGGTCAAACTGGGCTGCTACCTCTTCTTTGGCGAGGAATCCGAGGTCGTGCGCGCAATGAAGGCGGTCAACGAGCAGGTCGCGTATGCGGGCAGTGGCTTCATGTGCGGCACCTTCACCGATAACGTGCTGCTCGTGTTGCCGGTGCCACGCTGGCGGGGCACGACGTCCATGCCCGAGTCGCTGCCCATGCCGAGCAAGCTCGACGAAGAGGTGCGCTGCGAGGCACAGGTGCTTACGCTCGAGGATGTACGTGATGTCCATCAGGTCCGCTACGCCCTGCGGGATGTCTACAACCATTTTTGGTCAGACTGTCTATATCTTGACGAGTTGACTCATCTCATGCGTCGCCAGGCTTTCACGATGCAGGTCAACGCCATGATCGAGCGCGAGGAACCCTTCGCCCTGCTCATGATCGATCTCGACGATCTCAAGGGTATCAACGATACCTATGGTCATGCGATGGGGGACAAGGTCCTGCGTAGCGTTGCCAGGGTCTTCAGCAAGGTCATCCGCTCTTCCGACATTGCCTGCCGCATGGGCGGTGACGAGTTCGCCATTGCCATCTCCGGGACGACTGACAAGGATACCTTGCATGCCATTCTCGAACGCATCGACCAGAGCCTCGAACGCATCGACGATTTGCCTGCGGGTGACATGGCGGTGAGCGTTTCGGTGGGCATTCGCGTCCATGATCCATCGGAGGGCAAGGCTAGCTTTGCCGATCTATACGCGCAGGCCGATGAAGCGCTCTACAAGGTCAAGCGCTTGGATAAGGGACACTTCGCCTTCTACGAGGACGAGATCGGGCATTAG
- a CDS encoding glycoside hydrolase family 2 has protein sequence MFDFRRALKSALQTHPDDELVQLLTPWGETLDPHDLLQEYPRPQMRRESYANLNGWWECTIRTDQQEGNEADSVYSGQILVPFSPESALSGVGHQLLPHETIWYRRSVSMLKRPGKRYLLHFGAVDFACECIVNGHPVGSHRGGYTPFSFDITDALQAFGDAESVATIDLAVRDPSETGTQPRGKQRLDRGSIWYTAQSGIWQTVWMEEVSDPYIEKLDIRTSEDMLQLRVHVAGSIDDAERALSVDVFDEGELVASASTPVQGIGPHDIELALEDPHLWSPADPHLYDLGISYGEDAVGSYCAFRSFTIEHVEGKSMPVFCCNHEPLFLKGVLDQGYWSDGLLTAPSDEALRYDIEVARSLGFNMLRKHLKVEPARWYYHCDCLGMIVWQDMVNGGAQSYPAFWTSQLPTVFPGIARHVDDTKKLARFGAEDASARELWLEQAHATIENLRNFACIANWTVFNEAWGQFEANKMTDALAQLDDTRPFDQASGWYDQGGGDYVSEHNYFRDLHLPKGHGCDDERARVISEFGGSAFRVEGHSAIERSYGYDTHEDAEEFAAAVRHELEKANALEAEGLSGYVYTQLTDVEEEVNGLITYDRRVVKARPTSVDEA, from the coding sequence ATGTTCGATTTCAGACGCGCGCTCAAGAGCGCCCTGCAGACCCATCCCGATGACGAGCTCGTGCAGCTTCTCACGCCTTGGGGCGAGACACTTGACCCCCATGACCTGCTCCAGGAATATCCGCGTCCCCAGATGCGCCGCGAATCATACGCGAACCTCAATGGCTGGTGGGAATGCACGATACGCACGGACCAGCAAGAGGGAAACGAAGCCGACTCCGTCTATAGCGGGCAAATACTCGTTCCCTTCTCCCCCGAATCAGCGCTCTCGGGAGTGGGCCACCAGCTGCTTCCCCACGAGACCATCTGGTATCGCCGTAGCGTATCGATGCTCAAGCGCCCGGGCAAACGCTATCTCCTGCACTTCGGAGCAGTCGACTTCGCGTGCGAGTGCATCGTCAACGGACATCCTGTCGGAAGCCATCGCGGTGGCTACACGCCCTTCAGCTTCGATATCACGGACGCCCTGCAGGCCTTCGGCGACGCAGAGTCGGTCGCCACGATCGACCTTGCCGTACGCGACCCGAGCGAGACAGGCACGCAACCACGCGGCAAGCAGCGCCTCGACCGTGGCAGCATCTGGTACACCGCACAAAGCGGCATCTGGCAGACCGTCTGGATGGAAGAGGTCAGCGACCCGTATATCGAGAAGCTCGACATACGCACCAGCGAGGACATGCTGCAGCTGCGCGTGCACGTGGCGGGCAGCATCGACGATGCCGAGCGTGCGCTCTCGGTCGACGTCTTCGACGAAGGTGAGCTCGTCGCCTCTGCAAGCACACCCGTGCAAGGCATTGGCCCCCATGATATCGAGCTTGCGCTCGAGGACCCCCATCTCTGGAGCCCCGCTGATCCGCACCTCTACGACCTTGGCATCTCCTATGGCGAGGATGCCGTAGGCAGCTATTGCGCATTTCGCAGTTTCACCATCGAGCACGTCGAAGGCAAGAGCATGCCGGTCTTCTGCTGCAATCACGAGCCACTCTTCCTCAAGGGCGTGCTTGACCAGGGGTACTGGTCCGATGGCTTGCTCACCGCGCCAAGCGACGAGGCTCTGCGCTACGACATCGAAGTGGCTCGCAGCCTCGGCTTCAACATGCTGCGCAAGCACCTCAAGGTTGAGCCGGCACGCTGGTACTACCATTGCGACTGCCTCGGCATGATCGTATGGCAGGATATGGTCAACGGAGGCGCCCAGAGCTATCCCGCATTTTGGACCAGCCAGCTACCCACGGTCTTTCCCGGCATCGCACGTCATGTCGATGACACGAAGAAGCTCGCTCGCTTCGGTGCCGAAGACGCATCTGCGCGCGAACTCTGGCTTGAGCAGGCGCACGCCACCATCGAGAACCTGCGCAACTTTGCCTGCATCGCGAACTGGACCGTCTTCAACGAAGCCTGGGGACAGTTCGAAGCGAACAAGATGACGGACGCATTGGCACAGCTTGACGACACGCGCCCCTTTGACCAGGCAAGCGGTTGGTACGACCAAGGCGGCGGAGATTACGTCAGCGAGCACAACTACTTCCGTGATCTGCACCTGCCCAAGGGCCATGGATGCGATGACGAGCGTGCACGCGTCATATCGGAGTTCGGCGGCAGTGCGTTTCGCGTCGAAGGACATAGCGCGATCGAGCGATCCTACGGCTACGATACCCACGAAGACGCGGAAGAATTCGCCGCGGCCGTCAGACATGAGCTCGAAAAGGCCAATGCGCTTGAAGCCGAGGGGCTTTCCGGTTACGTCTACACGCAGCTCACGGATGTCGAGGAAGAGGTCAATGGGCTCATCACCTATGACCGGCGTGTCGTGAAGGCACGGCCCACATCCGTTGACGAGGCGTAA
- a CDS encoding IS1249 family transposase: MSAFLLTCLFRQAFRREKLPSGQDDALSSPRCDVCGSEMKGNGYTKAGTKRWRCKSCGASKTRRIDNAAKLLRAFLAWILSKRSIADLGYSRSTFWRKCAGFWELWPIAPFTGEVFDTVFLDGIWFSHDAVVLVARSKEHVIAWHLAQRECSSSWAALMMRIPAPMLVVSDGSTGLAKAARTVWPGTRIQRCVVHAARQVKRYTTKSPKLECGRELLGIANRLTRAKDEDAMREWLVDYAQWCSDWSEFLKEFTVKDGRRVYTHERLRRARGSLNRLVKEGTLFTFIEMQRERGGRWDSTNNPIESLNAQLREMLRLHRGLPLLHRVKAVMWWCYMHTEEPESPAEILRRMPRDEDVDGLFATVSGEGRHSDGSPERYGKAIDWNEFHMPTRYRQ; this comes from the coding sequence GTGTCCGCTTTCCTCTTGACGTGCCTGTTCAGGCAAGCTTTCCGAAGGGAAAAGTTGCCTAGTGGACAGGATGACGCCTTGAGTAGCCCGAGATGCGACGTTTGCGGAAGCGAGATGAAGGGGAACGGATACACGAAGGCAGGGACCAAGCGCTGGCGGTGCAAGTCGTGCGGTGCCTCCAAGACGAGAAGGATTGACAACGCCGCCAAGCTGCTCCGGGCCTTCCTTGCCTGGATCCTCTCCAAGAGGTCGATCGCCGATCTCGGATACAGCAGGTCGACCTTCTGGCGAAAGTGCGCCGGGTTCTGGGAGCTTTGGCCCATCGCCCCTTTCACCGGCGAGGTCTTCGACACGGTCTTTCTCGACGGCATCTGGTTTTCCCACGACGCCGTCGTGCTCGTCGCGCGCTCCAAGGAGCACGTGATCGCATGGCACCTGGCGCAAAGGGAGTGCTCGAGCTCCTGGGCGGCGCTGATGATGAGGATACCCGCTCCGATGCTGGTGGTGTCGGACGGATCCACCGGGCTCGCGAAGGCGGCGCGCACCGTATGGCCCGGCACCAGGATACAGCGCTGCGTCGTGCATGCCGCGCGCCAGGTCAAGCGCTACACGACCAAGAGTCCCAAGCTCGAGTGCGGCCGCGAGCTCCTGGGCATCGCGAACCGCCTGACGAGGGCCAAAGACGAGGACGCGATGAGGGAGTGGCTCGTCGACTACGCGCAGTGGTGCTCCGATTGGAGCGAGTTCCTGAAGGAGTTCACGGTGAAAGACGGCAGGAGGGTCTACACGCACGAGAGGCTGCGGCGGGCCAGGGGAAGCCTCAACCGCCTGGTGAAGGAAGGGACGCTTTTCACATTCATCGAGATGCAAAGGGAGCGCGGCGGGCGCTGGGATTCCACCAACAACCCGATCGAGAGCCTGAACGCGCAACTGAGGGAGATGCTCAGGCTGCATCGGGGATTGCCGCTGCTGCACCGCGTGAAGGCCGTCATGTGGTGGTGCTACATGCACACCGAAGAGCCCGAGAGCCCGGCGGAGATCCTGCGCCGCATGCCGAGGGACGAAGACGTCGACGGGCTTTTCGCAACCGTCTCGGGCGAGGGCCGGCATTCGGATGGAAGCCCGGAGAGGTATGGGAAGGCCATCGACTGGAACGAGTTTCACATGCCGACGAGGTACCGTCAGTGA
- a CDS encoding MDR family MFS transporter, protein MVMIGVLLAGTLLAVLNQTLLSPALPAIMASLSVDATTVQWLTSGYSLVAAVIIPLSAFLIGRFTTRQLFNTGFVIFAVGSLAAALAPNFWVLLLGRVLQATCTGMVMPMVFTVILLVFPREKRGTAMGAIGLIIGFAPAIGPSVAGLLVDSVGWRWLFGIVTILTVVVLVLSLVLLRNYGDFKRTSFDPLSVLLSSAGLICLLYGLSTFSSSDNLLVTGALIIVGLVLVGLFVRRQLKLPVPMLKVDILKTRKYATTVIIIVIVQAALMGTGVITPLYIQGVCGYSATMSGVAMLPGAVIGAFMGLVSGRLFDRFGVRKVVVPGSIVALFGAFCLTLLGMDTDFIFIMLAYTILTIGLQFTMTPLNTWGVNSLPNDVIQHAQGLSNTLNQVAASLGTAVLVSISALAPVFAPDAVGIEQMFIGDHMAFTTTAAIMVIAVLVILFFVRDKAREKGAVEVEAQAAGEETVDYAAGFDGVTVDATANENIAAEVGSDASGEMQYHVSDAMNRNPLAVLAGTTMDDVIEFMAAHDASGLPVIDENGKLVGFISDGDVASYLGSNDISLLDSTLNIYRFEDDTALTSRLVDLLNLDVMDIATKRVISVHEDTPLDKAVHTLSEKRIKKMPVIDGEGRLVGALSRRNVMHAIAGAISELKSK, encoded by the coding sequence ATGGTAATGATCGGCGTGCTGCTGGCGGGCACGCTACTGGCGGTGCTTAACCAGACGCTGCTCTCCCCCGCGCTTCCCGCCATCATGGCAAGCCTCTCGGTCGATGCGACCACCGTGCAGTGGCTCACGAGCGGCTACTCCCTCGTCGCGGCCGTCATCATCCCGCTTTCGGCTTTCCTCATCGGACGCTTCACGACGCGCCAGCTCTTCAACACGGGCTTCGTCATCTTCGCCGTTGGTAGCCTCGCTGCCGCGCTCGCGCCCAACTTCTGGGTGCTGCTGCTTGGCCGCGTGCTGCAGGCCACGTGCACGGGCATGGTCATGCCCATGGTGTTCACGGTGATCCTGCTCGTCTTCCCTCGCGAGAAGCGTGGCACCGCCATGGGCGCCATCGGATTGATCATCGGCTTTGCCCCGGCCATCGGCCCCTCGGTTGCGGGCTTGCTCGTCGACTCGGTTGGTTGGCGCTGGCTGTTCGGCATCGTCACGATCCTGACCGTCGTCGTCCTCGTGCTCTCGCTCGTGTTGCTGCGTAACTACGGCGACTTCAAGCGCACGAGCTTCGACCCTCTCTCCGTCCTGCTCTCCTCCGCGGGTCTCATCTGCCTGCTCTATGGCCTCTCGACCTTCTCCTCGAGCGATAACCTCCTCGTGACGGGCGCGCTCATCATCGTCGGCCTTGTGCTCGTGGGCCTCTTCGTGCGCCGCCAGCTCAAGCTGCCCGTCCCGATGCTCAAGGTCGACATCCTCAAGACGCGCAAGTACGCGACGACCGTCATCATCATCGTCATCGTGCAGGCCGCCCTCATGGGCACGGGCGTCATCACGCCGCTGTATATCCAGGGTGTCTGCGGCTACTCGGCCACGATGTCGGGTGTCGCCATGCTACCCGGTGCGGTCATCGGTGCCTTCATGGGTCTCGTGAGTGGCCGCCTCTTCGATCGTTTCGGCGTGCGCAAGGTCGTCGTGCCCGGCTCCATCGTCGCGCTCTTCGGCGCTTTCTGCCTCACGCTTCTGGGTATGGATACCGACTTCATCTTCATCATGCTCGCCTACACGATTCTCACCATCGGCCTGCAGTTCACGATGACCCCGCTCAACACCTGGGGCGTCAACTCGCTGCCCAACGACGTCATCCAGCACGCGCAGGGCCTGTCCAACACGCTCAACCAGGTTGCCGCCTCGCTCGGCACGGCCGTTCTCGTGTCCATCTCGGCGCTCGCGCCCGTCTTCGCGCCTGATGCCGTGGGCATCGAGCAGATGTTCATCGGCGACCACATGGCGTTTACCACTACGGCGGCGATCATGGTCATCGCCGTACTCGTCATCCTCTTCTTCGTGCGTGACAAGGCGAGGGAGAAGGGCGCCGTGGAAGTCGAGGCACAGGCAGCCGGCGAGGAGACCGTCGATTATGCGGCCGGCTTTGACGGCGTGACGGTGGATGCCACGGCAAACGAGAACATCGCGGCCGAGGTTGGCAGTGACGCCTCCGGAGAGATGCAATATCACGTCTCGGACGCCATGAACCGCAATCCCCTTGCCGTCCTCGCCGGTACGACCATGGACGATGTCATCGAGTTCATGGCGGCACATGACGCGAGCGGCTTGCCCGTCATCGACGAAAACGGCAAGCTCGTCGGCTTCATTTCCGATGGCGATGTGGCCTCCTACCTTGGCAGCAACGACATCTCGTTGCTCGATTCGACGCTCAACATCTACCGTTTCGAGGATGACACCGCGCTCACCTCGCGCTTGGTCGACCTGCTCAACCTCGACGTCATGGACATCGCGACAAAACGCGTCATCTCCGTGCACGAGGACACGCCGCTCGACAAGGCAGTCCACACGCTCTCTGAAAAGCGCATCAAGAAGATGCCCGTCATAGACGGGGAAGGTAGGCTCGTGGGGGCCCTGAGCCGCCGCAACGTCATGCACGCCATCGCCGGCGCAATCAGCGAGCTCAAGAGCAAGTAA